DNA from Mucilaginibacter mallensis:
GTTTTACTAATAGTTAATAATTCAATAAAAAATCCTCAGTTTTTTTACAATCTTTTTTAAAACACTTTTAATTTTTTGCTGTTTTAAAAGTAAATCAGCTAAAAAATTATTTTAATTGAAACTTTGAGTAAGTCGCAATCGTAAAAACGACAATAGCGGCTCTATAACATATCTACCCTTTTGAATACAGCTGCATTTTAGTAAAAATTAATATATTTTGATAAAATACGGTAACAGTTACCACAATGAAGGCCATTATCAAACATCGGTTATACTTTTACGCCGCTATACTGCTGCTAATGGCTGGCTGCAAATTGGATAAACCCGATTACGCTAATTTTTTTGCTACTGCAAACACCTACCAGCCCGTAACCAAAGGCTCCTATTGGACATACCAGGAGAATGCCAGCGGTGATTTAGATACCAGCACCACTACCATGACCGGCCTTTCAACTGTAATTAATAACAGAACGTATTATCAGGTAAGCACAGTTTACCAATCGCAGGTATTTCCGACAGAGTCAGGCTATTTTTCAAATAGCGGACATATTTACACCACATTGGGAAAGAGTGGAAGTGATACATTAGAAACTTATTATCTGAACGATACTACAGCAGTAAACGGTACATGGATTGCAAAGGTTAATGGCAGCGGAACATTAAGCGGAATTCCTTCCCGCATTGCAGGCCAGATAGTTGAAAAGAATATAAGCAGAACCGTAAACGGTAAAACTTTTACCAATGTTATCCACACCAAATTTTATCTTCAACAGGACACCGGCACCGGCTTTACTACAGGTATTACCTTCGATTATTTCATAGCCAAAGGCGTAGGGATTATTGAGGAAGATGCAACAGGCGTTGATTTTACAACTGTCAGAATCCTGCTTGATTATTCCATTAAATAAATCATAATCTATATTCTCTCTTTCCACGCAATGAAGAGAAGGCCGACTAGCGGAGCGAAGTCGGGATGAGTCAACGAACCGCGTTCAAACATCGATCATTTCTTCCATTTTATTCTTAATACTGGCAGGATAGTTGCATATATCTTAAAAAGATAAATCTATCTATTATGGAAACTATCGAAAAATCAGTTAAAGTATTAAATAACGGCAATGGTTTATCGGCAGGTCTGAAAACTTTACTTGCGCAACAGCAGGCAGGGATCACTAACGGTCATGATAAAATCAAATATTTGCGTGATGGTTAGTCTTAATATTGGTTATACTATAATTAGTAAAGCCGCCCATTGCGGACGGCTTTTGCCATGTTAAGGTTTAGGTAGAATAATACGCCCAATGATAGTTTAGTTTTAGCATTAAAGAAATACCTATTTATAGGTATTCTCGTGTATTTTTATTACTTTTAGAACAGCCTTGCCCTATTACGTATATATATGAAACTGAAACTGTTTGCTGATGAAATCAACAAGGTATGGAAGAGTGTAGCCACTGAGAACATAGCAGAATTTCCACAAGTTGAGCTTGAACTTTATAAAAAAATACTTACTTTTTTCCAGGTAGGCAATTACTTCTATTATATATTTAATTTTAAAGACAGGGAATTTGAACTGATAAGTGATGGCGTTGAAACTGTATTGGGACATATGCCATCAGATTTTACAATAGATTTTTATTTAGATATTATACATCCCGACGACAGGCCATACTTTTTAAGCTTTGAAAGTTATACCGCGCAGTTTTTACCACAGATGCCGCCCGATAAAATAATAAAGTACAAAGTAAGAAGTGATTATCGGATAAAAAAGAAGAATGGCGATTATATACGGGTAATGCACCAGGCGCTTACCATACAGTTTGAGGATAATGGCACAGTGGCCCGTTCACTGGGCGTACTTACCGATATTACACACCTAAAACCCGACGGCAAACCGGTATTATCCTATATCGGCATGGAGGGTGAACCATCCTACCTTGATGTTGACGTAAAAAGCATGTTTATTGATAGCCAGGAAACACTCACCCAGCGCGAAAAACAGGTACTGCGGCTGTTGGTTGAGGGAAAAGCAAGTAAGGAAATAGGCGCTATATTAAACATTAGCAAGCAAACCGTTGATACCCACCGCAAAAATATGCTGAACAAAAACAACCTCAGCAATACAGGCGAATTGATAGCCAAAGCCATACGCCAGGGCTGGATCTGATGCATTTTTTATACTATAAATGGT
Protein-coding regions in this window:
- a CDS encoding LuxR C-terminal-related transcriptional regulator, yielding MKLKLFADEINKVWKSVATENIAEFPQVELELYKKILTFFQVGNYFYYIFNFKDREFELISDGVETVLGHMPSDFTIDFYLDIIHPDDRPYFLSFESYTAQFLPQMPPDKIIKYKVRSDYRIKKKNGDYIRVMHQALTIQFEDNGTVARSLGVLTDITHLKPDGKPVLSYIGMEGEPSYLDVDVKSMFIDSQETLTQREKQVLRLLVEGKASKEIGAILNISKQTVDTHRKNMLNKNNLSNTGELIAKAIRQGWI